DNA sequence from the Vicinamibacteria bacterium genome:
GACGGGCGTCATCGGCTGTTGTCGCCATGGGCTCGTCGAGCCCCTGTGCACCTTCGCTCCCAACGGGAGAGCCTTCTGCATCCAGATTCTCTGACCGATTGATGCGCTGATCCGGCCGGTCGCGAGATGGACAGTTTAGAGGCCAGGATCATGGCCAAGCCATACGGTGGAATCTGTACGCCTCGGGCGGTGGGTCGAAGCTGGTGGATCTTCACAAAACGGCTCTGAGGCTTGCATGGGCGTGCTGCTCGACATCGTGCCTAACGGCCCGACACGGTACGTTCGGACGAGGCACTCGCCTCTGCGAGCGACTGATGTGCCAGATCCGTCTTTCGATCGGAGCTAATCTACACGGGTCCCGTAGAGATAGTCGTTCAACAGGTTCTCGAGCGCTTCCTGTCGCCCGCTGACGCGTTCGGGCTCGCCGCTCGAAGCCGCCCAGGCCTCGAGCTCGGGAAACGTGACATTTCGGCTGATGATCCTGCGGCCCATCTCCGTGTCCCGAAACCCTGCGTAGCGCTCGCGGATGGAGCTCGCGAGAACGCCATCTTGGTGGATCTTTTCGGCAACCAGCAGCGCCCTGGCAAACGTATCCATTCCACCGATGTGCGCGTGGAAGATGTCCACCGGATCGAACGAACCGCGTCGGACCTTGGCGTCGAAATTGAGACCGCCGTTCTCGAGACCGCCTTGACTCAGAATTACCATCATCGCCATGGTCGCAGCCTGCAGGTCGGTGGGGAACTGGTCGGTGTCCCAGCCGAGAGTGGGGTCGCCGCGGTTGATGTCCAGGCTTCCGAGCTTCCCCGCGCTCGATGCGACGATCAGATCGTGTTCCCACGAGTGCCGGGCCAGCGTGGCGTGATTGGCCTCGATATTGAGCTCGAAGCGGTCGAACAGGTCGAACTCTCGAAGGAAATTGAGAGTCGTGGCGGCATCGAAGTCGTATTGATGGCTCGTCGGTTCCATGGGC
Encoded proteins:
- a CDS encoding xylose isomerase; its protein translation is ELGGSAYVFWGGREGYTTLLNTDMKREREQMAAFLHLASDYAREAGFSGTLLIEPKPMEPTSHQYDFDAATTLNFLREFDLFDRFELNIEANHATLARHSWEHDLIVASSAGKLGSLDINRGDPTLGWDTDQFPTDLQAATMAMMVILSQGGLENGGLNFDAKVRRGSFDPVDIFHAHIGGMDTFARALLVAEKIHQDGVLASSIRERYAGFRDTEMGRRIISRNVTFPELEAWAASSGEPERVSGRQEALENLLNDYLYGTRVD